The following are from one region of the Anguilla rostrata isolate EN2019 chromosome 7, ASM1855537v3, whole genome shotgun sequence genome:
- the si:ch211-212k18.13 gene encoding ubiquitin carboxyl-terminal hydrolase 47 isoform X6 — MGDFRTDAVGASSVDASSIAEARDAQTGADTESYRAAHTHQRLPQAPDSCETNPDIYYRGLRNLGATCYLNTVLQMLYMTRSFREAVEREECEDGLVLQLKKIFAGLKTAESSAMGFAQTLGIRNVFEQQDAAEYFQRILNRISPHLSQMFQGRLRNSTVCVRGQHEPSVDLSPFIVLPLSLQLSHDSLQQHSLVDSLDAFFTSSVLDGDNQMYCDICEEKTDTETRCEMEQYPQVLTLHLKRFEFDYNWMCYVKNSRSVEIPLTLELEKHTYDLYAIADHQGTYKGGHYVAHIRSYETQSWYCFDDAWVGKHERQPSSQEVMRSENAYLLMYMKRDTVVSSSPTAKNLGVVMDNRLSLSQNITAVSRTCRFFLYNIRRIRPFLTTYVTQLLVQAMVLSRLDYCNLLLAGLPASAIRPLQLIQNAAARLVYNLPRHSHVTPLLTDLHWLPVMARIKFKSLVLAYQAAKGSAPGYIQRIIRPYTPARPLRSATSGRLAPPPLRVCTSRSRLLSVLAPRWWNDLPVMVRTAENLTTFKRRLKTHLFRLHLSPPLPSL, encoded by the exons ATGGGAGATTTTCGCACAGACGCAG TCGGCGCGAGCAGCGTCGACGCGAGCAGCATCGCTGAAGCCCGAGATGCGCAGACCGGggcagacacagagagctaccgggccgctcacacacaccagaggcTGCCTCAGGCTCCGGACAGCTGCGAAACTAACCCAGACATCT ACTACAGGGGCCTGCGTAACCTGGGCGCTACCTGCTACCTGAACACCGTCCTGCAGATGCTGTACATGACCCGCAGCTTCAGAGAGGCGGTGGAGCG GGAGGAGTGTGAGGATGGGCTCGTGCTCCAGTTGAAGAAGATATTTGCTGGTCTGAAGACAGCTGAGAGCAGCGCTATGGGATTTGCACAAACTCTCGGCATCCGAAATG TTTTTGAACAACAGGATGCAGCAGAATACTTTCAGAGGATTCTGAACAGAATCAGTCCTCACCTGTCACAG atgttccAGGGCAGGCTGaggaacagcacagtgtgtgtgcggggaCAGCATGAGCCCAGCGTGGACCTCTCTCCCTTCATCGTCCTGCCCCTGTCCCTCCAGCTCAGCCACGACTCTCTGCAACAGCACAGCCTG GTGGACAGCTTGGATGCCTTTTTCACATCTTCAGTATTAGATGGAGACAATCAGATGTACTGTGACATCTGTGAGGagaagacagacacagaaaca AGATGCGAGATGGAACAGTACCCCCAGGTTCTGACTCTGCACCTGAAGAGGTTTGAATTTGATTACAACTGGATGTGTTATGTGAAGAACAGCAGAAGTGTGGAGATTCCATTGACACTGGAGTTGGAG aaacacacatatgACCTCTACGCCATCGCTGACCACCAAGGAACCTACAAAGGAGGGCACTACGTAGCACATATCAGATCCTATGAGACCCAGAGCTGGTACTGTTTTGATGATGCCTGGGTTGGAAAG CATGAGCGCCAGCCTAGCTCACAGGAGGTCATGAG GTCTGAGAATGCATACTTGCTTATGTACATGAAAA gggacactgtggtgtcatcatcacccaccgcaaaaaaccttggagtggtgatggacaacagactgtccctctcccagaacatcacggcggtgagtcgaacgtgcaggttcttcctgtacaacatccggagaatccgccccttcctcaccacctacgtaacccagctcctggttcaagcgatggtcctgtcccgtttggactactgcaacttgctactggctggtctgccagcatccgccatcagacccctgcagctcatccagaatgctgcagcgcgtctggtctacaacctccccagacattcccatgtcacccccctgctcactgacctccactggctgcctgttatggctcgcatcaaatttaagtccttggtgcttgcataccaggcagctaaggggtcagcaccagggtacattcagaggatcatcagaccctacacaccagccagacctctccgttctgccacctctggacgcttggcacctccccctcttcgcgtctgcacttcccgctcccgtctgctgtctgtcctggcccctcgctggtggaatgacctccccgtgatggtcagaacagcagagaatctcaccactttcaaacgcagactgaagactcatctcttcaggctgcacctctccccacccctccctagcctatag
- the si:ch211-212k18.13 gene encoding sialidase isoform X5: MFQGRLRNSTVCVRGQHEPSVDLSPFIVLPLSLQLSHDSLQQHSLVDSLDAFFTSSVLDGDNQMYCDICEEKTDTETRCEMEQYPQVLTLHLKRFEFDYNWMCYVKNSRSVEIPLTLELEKHTYDLYAIADHQGTYKGGHYVAHIRSYETQSWYCFDDAWVGKHERQPSSQEVMRSENAYLLMYMKRDIPNYQPGPSRAVPESPAVPEAPAVPESPAVPEAPAVPESPAVPEAPVVPEAPAVPEAPVVPEAPVVPETPSVPEAPAVPEAPAVPETPSVPEAPAVPESPAVPEAPAVPELPTVPESPAVPEAPVVPESSAVPEAPAVPESPAVPEAPVVPESPAVPEAPAVPETPSVPELATVPESPAIPEASVVPEAPAVPETPSVPELATVPESPAIPEASVVPETPAVPESPAVPEAPAAPETPAVPESPIVPESRAVLEAPAVPESPAVPEAPAVPELPTVPESPAVPELPTVPESPAVPESPAVPESPAVPEAPAVPESPAVPEAPAVPELPTVPESPAVPEAPVVPESPAVPEAPAVPETPSVPELATVPESPAVPEASVVPEAPAVPEAPAAPETPEVPESSIVPESPAVPEAPAVPESPAVPEAPAVPELPTIPEAPVVPESPAVPEAPAVPETPSVPESPAVPEAPAVPESPAVPEAPAEPELPTVPESPAVPEASVVPEAPAVPESPAVPEAPAAPETPAVPESPAVPESPAVLEAPAVPEAPVVPESPAVPETPAVPDSPAVSESPGVPETSTVPERATVADTLEIPALPVTQPLEQLHHQRRRRRRRLCRRLIGWLTRKCQRCLWCGSRSARSQGR; the protein is encoded by the exons atgttccAGGGCAGGCTGaggaacagcacagtgtgtgtgcggggaCAGCATGAGCCCAGCGTGGACCTCTCTCCCTTCATCGTCCTGCCCCTGTCCCTCCAGCTCAGCCACGACTCTCTGCAACAGCACAGCCTG GTGGACAGCTTGGATGCCTTTTTCACATCTTCAGTATTAGATGGAGACAATCAGATGTACTGTGACATCTGTGAGGagaagacagacacagaaaca AGATGCGAGATGGAACAGTACCCCCAGGTTCTGACTCTGCACCTGAAGAGGTTTGAATTTGATTACAACTGGATGTGTTATGTGAAGAACAGCAGAAGTGTGGAGATTCCATTGACACTGGAGTTGGAG aaacacacatatgACCTCTACGCCATCGCTGACCACCAAGGAACCTACAAAGGAGGGCACTACGTAGCACATATCAGATCCTATGAGACCCAGAGCTGGTACTGTTTTGATGATGCCTGGGTTGGAAAG CATGAGCGCCAGCCTAGCTCACAGGAGGTCATGAG GTCTGAGAATGCATACTTGCTTATGTACATGAAAA GGGACATTCCAAACTACCAGCCAGGCCCCTCACGTGCAGTACCTGAGTCACCTGCAGTACCTGAGGCTCCTGCAGTACCTGAGTCACCTGCAGTACCTGAGGCTCCTGCAGTACCTGAGTCACCTGCAGTACCTGAGGCTCCTGTAGTACCTGAGGCTCCTGCAGTACCTGAGGCTCCTGTAGTACCTGAGGCTCCTGTAGTACCTGAGACACCTTCTGTACCTGAGGCTCCTGCAGTACCTGAGGCTCCTGCAGTACCTGAGACACCTTCTGTACCTGAGGCTCCTGCAGTACCTGAGTCACCTGCAGTACCTGAGGCTCCTGCAGTACCTGAGTTACCAACAGTACCTGAGTCACCTGCAGTACCTGAGGCTCCTGTAGTACCTGAGTCATCTGCAGTACCTGAGGCTCCTGCAGTACCTGAGTCACCTGCAGTACCTGAGGCTCCTGTAGTACCTGAGTCACCTGCAGTACCTGAGGCTCCTGCAGTACCTGAGACACCTTCTGTACCTGAGTTAGCAACAGTACCTGAGTCTCCAGCAATACCTGAGGCTTCTGTGGTACCTGAGGCTCCTGCAGTACCTGAGACACCTTCTGTACCTGAGTTAGCAACAGTACCTGAGTCTCCAGCAATACCTGAGGCTTCTGTGGTACCTGAGACTCCTGCAGTACCTGAGTCACCTGCAGTACCTGAAGCTCCTGCAGCACCTGAGACACCTGCAGTACCTGAGTCTCCTATAGTACCTGAGTCACGTGCAGTTCTTGAGGCTCCTGCAGTACCTGAGTCACCTGCAGTACCTGAGGCTCCTGCAGTACCTGAGTTACCAACAGTACCTGAGTCACCTGCAGTACCTGAGTTACCAACAGTACCTGAGTCACCTGCAGTACCTGAGTCACCTGCAGTACCTGAGTCACCTGCTGTACCTGAGGCTCCTGCAGTACCTGAGTCACCTGCAGTACCTGAGGCTCCTGCAGTACCTGAGTTACCAACAGTACCTGAGTCACCTGCAGTACCTGAGGCTCCTGTAGTACCTGAGTCACCTGCAGTACCTGAGGCTCCTGCAGTACCTGAGACACCTTCTGTGCCTGAGTTAGCAACAGTACCTGAGTCTCCAGCAGTACCTGAGGCTTCTGTGGTACCTGAGGCTCCTGCAGTACCTGAAGCTCCTGCAGCACCTGAGACACCTGAAGTACCTGAGTCTTCTATAGTACCTGAGTCACCTGCAGTTCCTGAGGCTCCTGCAGTACCTGAGTCACCTGCAGTACCTGAGGCTCCTGCAGTACCTGAGTTACCAACAATACCTGAGGCTCCTGTAGTACCTGAGTCACCTGCAGTACCTGAGGCTCCTGCAGTACCTGAGACACCTTCTGTACCTGAGTCACCTGCTGTACCTGAGGCTCCTGCAGTACCTGAGTCACCTGCAGTACCTGAGGCTCCTGCAGAACCTGAGTTACCAACAGTACCTGAGTCTCCAGCAGTACCTGAGGCTTCTGTGGTACCTGAGGCTCCTGCAGTACCTGAGTCACCTGCAGTACCTGAAGCTCCTGCAGCACCTGAGACACCTGCAGTACCTGAGTCTCCTGCAGTACCTGAGTCACCTGCAGTACTTGAGGCTCCAGCAGTACCTGAGGCTCCTGTAGTACCTGAGTCACCTGCAGTACCTGAGACTCCTGCAGTACCTGACTCACCTGCGGTATCTGAGTCACCTGGAGTACCTGAGACATCCACAGTGCCTGAGAGAGCCACAGTAGCTGATACACTTGAGATACCTGCTCTACCTGTGACACAACCCCTGGAGCAGCTGCATCACCAGAGACGCCGGCGGAGACGGAGACTGTGCCGGCGCCTGATAGGCTGGCTGACCCGGAAATGCCAGAGATGCCTGTGGTGTGGAAGCAGGAGCGCAAGGAGTCAGGGAAGGTGA
- the si:ch211-212k18.13 gene encoding sialidase isoform X2 — protein MGDFRTDAVGASSVDASSIAEARDAQTGADTESYRAAHTHQRLPQAPDSCETNPDIYYRGLRNLGATCYLNTVLQMLYMTRSFREAVEREECEDGLVLQLKKIFAGLKTAESSAMGFAQTLGIRNVFEQQDAAEYFQRILNRISPHLSQMFQGRLRNSTVCVRGQHEPSVDLSPFIVLPLSLQLSHDSLQQHSLVDSLDAFFTSSVLDGDNQMYCDICEEKTDTETKHTYDLYAIADHQGTYKGGHYVAHIRSYETQSWYCFDDAWVGKHERQPSSQEVMRSENAYLLMYMKRDIPNYQPGPSRAVPESPAVPEAPAVPESPAVPEAPAVPESPAVPEAPVVPEAPAVPEAPVVPEAPVVPETPSVPEAPAVPEAPAVPETPSVPEAPAVPESPAVPEAPAVPELPTVPESPAVPEAPVVPESSAVPEAPAVPESPAVPEAPVVPESPAVPEAPAVPETPSVPELATVPESPAIPEASVVPEAPAVPETPSVPELATVPESPAIPEASVVPETPAVPESPAVPEAPAAPETPAVPESPIVPESRAVLEAPAVPESPAVPEAPAVPELPTVPESPAVPELPTVPESPAVPESPAVPESPAVPEAPAVPESPAVPEAPAVPELPTVPESPAVPEAPVVPESPAVPEAPAVPETPSVPELATVPESPAVPEASVVPEAPAVPEAPAAPETPEVPESSIVPESPAVPEAPAVPESPAVPEAPAVPELPTIPEAPVVPESPAVPEAPAVPETPSVPESPAVPEAPAVPESPAVPEAPAEPELPTVPESPAVPEASVVPEAPAVPESPAVPEAPAAPETPAVPESPAVPESPAVLEAPAVPEAPVVPESPAVPETPAVPDSPAVSESPGVPETSTVPERATVADTLEIPALPVTQPLEQLHHQRRRRRRRLCRRLIGWLTRKCQRCLWCGSRSARSQGR, from the exons ATGGGAGATTTTCGCACAGACGCAG TCGGCGCGAGCAGCGTCGACGCGAGCAGCATCGCTGAAGCCCGAGATGCGCAGACCGGggcagacacagagagctaccgggccgctcacacacaccagaggcTGCCTCAGGCTCCGGACAGCTGCGAAACTAACCCAGACATCT ACTACAGGGGCCTGCGTAACCTGGGCGCTACCTGCTACCTGAACACCGTCCTGCAGATGCTGTACATGACCCGCAGCTTCAGAGAGGCGGTGGAGCG GGAGGAGTGTGAGGATGGGCTCGTGCTCCAGTTGAAGAAGATATTTGCTGGTCTGAAGACAGCTGAGAGCAGCGCTATGGGATTTGCACAAACTCTCGGCATCCGAAATG TTTTTGAACAACAGGATGCAGCAGAATACTTTCAGAGGATTCTGAACAGAATCAGTCCTCACCTGTCACAG atgttccAGGGCAGGCTGaggaacagcacagtgtgtgtgcggggaCAGCATGAGCCCAGCGTGGACCTCTCTCCCTTCATCGTCCTGCCCCTGTCCCTCCAGCTCAGCCACGACTCTCTGCAACAGCACAGCCTG GTGGACAGCTTGGATGCCTTTTTCACATCTTCAGTATTAGATGGAGACAATCAGATGTACTGTGACATCTGTGAGGagaagacagacacagaaaca aaacacacatatgACCTCTACGCCATCGCTGACCACCAAGGAACCTACAAAGGAGGGCACTACGTAGCACATATCAGATCCTATGAGACCCAGAGCTGGTACTGTTTTGATGATGCCTGGGTTGGAAAG CATGAGCGCCAGCCTAGCTCACAGGAGGTCATGAG GTCTGAGAATGCATACTTGCTTATGTACATGAAAA GGGACATTCCAAACTACCAGCCAGGCCCCTCACGTGCAGTACCTGAGTCACCTGCAGTACCTGAGGCTCCTGCAGTACCTGAGTCACCTGCAGTACCTGAGGCTCCTGCAGTACCTGAGTCACCTGCAGTACCTGAGGCTCCTGTAGTACCTGAGGCTCCTGCAGTACCTGAGGCTCCTGTAGTACCTGAGGCTCCTGTAGTACCTGAGACACCTTCTGTACCTGAGGCTCCTGCAGTACCTGAGGCTCCTGCAGTACCTGAGACACCTTCTGTACCTGAGGCTCCTGCAGTACCTGAGTCACCTGCAGTACCTGAGGCTCCTGCAGTACCTGAGTTACCAACAGTACCTGAGTCACCTGCAGTACCTGAGGCTCCTGTAGTACCTGAGTCATCTGCAGTACCTGAGGCTCCTGCAGTACCTGAGTCACCTGCAGTACCTGAGGCTCCTGTAGTACCTGAGTCACCTGCAGTACCTGAGGCTCCTGCAGTACCTGAGACACCTTCTGTACCTGAGTTAGCAACAGTACCTGAGTCTCCAGCAATACCTGAGGCTTCTGTGGTACCTGAGGCTCCTGCAGTACCTGAGACACCTTCTGTACCTGAGTTAGCAACAGTACCTGAGTCTCCAGCAATACCTGAGGCTTCTGTGGTACCTGAGACTCCTGCAGTACCTGAGTCACCTGCAGTACCTGAAGCTCCTGCAGCACCTGAGACACCTGCAGTACCTGAGTCTCCTATAGTACCTGAGTCACGTGCAGTTCTTGAGGCTCCTGCAGTACCTGAGTCACCTGCAGTACCTGAGGCTCCTGCAGTACCTGAGTTACCAACAGTACCTGAGTCACCTGCAGTACCTGAGTTACCAACAGTACCTGAGTCACCTGCAGTACCTGAGTCACCTGCAGTACCTGAGTCACCTGCTGTACCTGAGGCTCCTGCAGTACCTGAGTCACCTGCAGTACCTGAGGCTCCTGCAGTACCTGAGTTACCAACAGTACCTGAGTCACCTGCAGTACCTGAGGCTCCTGTAGTACCTGAGTCACCTGCAGTACCTGAGGCTCCTGCAGTACCTGAGACACCTTCTGTGCCTGAGTTAGCAACAGTACCTGAGTCTCCAGCAGTACCTGAGGCTTCTGTGGTACCTGAGGCTCCTGCAGTACCTGAAGCTCCTGCAGCACCTGAGACACCTGAAGTACCTGAGTCTTCTATAGTACCTGAGTCACCTGCAGTTCCTGAGGCTCCTGCAGTACCTGAGTCACCTGCAGTACCTGAGGCTCCTGCAGTACCTGAGTTACCAACAATACCTGAGGCTCCTGTAGTACCTGAGTCACCTGCAGTACCTGAGGCTCCTGCAGTACCTGAGACACCTTCTGTACCTGAGTCACCTGCTGTACCTGAGGCTCCTGCAGTACCTGAGTCACCTGCAGTACCTGAGGCTCCTGCAGAACCTGAGTTACCAACAGTACCTGAGTCTCCAGCAGTACCTGAGGCTTCTGTGGTACCTGAGGCTCCTGCAGTACCTGAGTCACCTGCAGTACCTGAAGCTCCTGCAGCACCTGAGACACCTGCAGTACCTGAGTCTCCTGCAGTACCTGAGTCACCTGCAGTACTTGAGGCTCCAGCAGTACCTGAGGCTCCTGTAGTACCTGAGTCACCTGCAGTACCTGAGACTCCTGCAGTACCTGACTCACCTGCGGTATCTGAGTCACCTGGAGTACCTGAGACATCCACAGTGCCTGAGAGAGCCACAGTAGCTGATACACTTGAGATACCTGCTCTACCTGTGACACAACCCCTGGAGCAGCTGCATCACCAGAGACGCCGGCGGAGACGGAGACTGTGCCGGCGCCTGATAGGCTGGCTGACCCGGAAATGCCAGAGATGCCTGTGGTGTGGAAGCAGGAGCGCAAGGAGTCAGGGAAGGTGA
- the si:ch211-212k18.13 gene encoding sialidase isoform X3: MGDFRTDADYRGLRNLGATCYLNTVLQMLYMTRSFREAVEREECEDGLVLQLKKIFAGLKTAESSAMGFAQTLGIRNVFEQQDAAEYFQRILNRISPHLSQMFQGRLRNSTVCVRGQHEPSVDLSPFIVLPLSLQLSHDSLQQHSLVDSLDAFFTSSVLDGDNQMYCDICEEKTDTETRCEMEQYPQVLTLHLKRFEFDYNWMCYVKNSRSVEIPLTLELEKHTYDLYAIADHQGTYKGGHYVAHIRSYETQSWYCFDDAWVGKHERQPSSQEVMRSENAYLLMYMKRDIPNYQPGPSRAVPESPAVPEAPAVPESPAVPEAPAVPESPAVPEAPVVPEAPAVPEAPVVPEAPVVPETPSVPEAPAVPEAPAVPETPSVPEAPAVPESPAVPEAPAVPELPTVPESPAVPEAPVVPESSAVPEAPAVPESPAVPEAPVVPESPAVPEAPAVPETPSVPELATVPESPAIPEASVVPEAPAVPETPSVPELATVPESPAIPEASVVPETPAVPESPAVPEAPAAPETPAVPESPIVPESRAVLEAPAVPESPAVPEAPAVPELPTVPESPAVPELPTVPESPAVPESPAVPESPAVPEAPAVPESPAVPEAPAVPELPTVPESPAVPEAPVVPESPAVPEAPAVPETPSVPELATVPESPAVPEASVVPEAPAVPEAPAAPETPEVPESSIVPESPAVPEAPAVPESPAVPEAPAVPELPTIPEAPVVPESPAVPEAPAVPETPSVPESPAVPEAPAVPESPAVPEAPAEPELPTVPESPAVPEASVVPEAPAVPESPAVPEAPAAPETPAVPESPAVPESPAVLEAPAVPEAPVVPESPAVPETPAVPDSPAVSESPGVPETSTVPERATVADTLEIPALPVTQPLEQLHHQRRRRRRRLCRRLIGWLTRKCQRCLWCGSRSARSQGR, encoded by the exons ATGGGAGATTTTCGCACAGACGCAG ACTACAGGGGCCTGCGTAACCTGGGCGCTACCTGCTACCTGAACACCGTCCTGCAGATGCTGTACATGACCCGCAGCTTCAGAGAGGCGGTGGAGCG GGAGGAGTGTGAGGATGGGCTCGTGCTCCAGTTGAAGAAGATATTTGCTGGTCTGAAGACAGCTGAGAGCAGCGCTATGGGATTTGCACAAACTCTCGGCATCCGAAATG TTTTTGAACAACAGGATGCAGCAGAATACTTTCAGAGGATTCTGAACAGAATCAGTCCTCACCTGTCACAG atgttccAGGGCAGGCTGaggaacagcacagtgtgtgtgcggggaCAGCATGAGCCCAGCGTGGACCTCTCTCCCTTCATCGTCCTGCCCCTGTCCCTCCAGCTCAGCCACGACTCTCTGCAACAGCACAGCCTG GTGGACAGCTTGGATGCCTTTTTCACATCTTCAGTATTAGATGGAGACAATCAGATGTACTGTGACATCTGTGAGGagaagacagacacagaaaca AGATGCGAGATGGAACAGTACCCCCAGGTTCTGACTCTGCACCTGAAGAGGTTTGAATTTGATTACAACTGGATGTGTTATGTGAAGAACAGCAGAAGTGTGGAGATTCCATTGACACTGGAGTTGGAG aaacacacatatgACCTCTACGCCATCGCTGACCACCAAGGAACCTACAAAGGAGGGCACTACGTAGCACATATCAGATCCTATGAGACCCAGAGCTGGTACTGTTTTGATGATGCCTGGGTTGGAAAG CATGAGCGCCAGCCTAGCTCACAGGAGGTCATGAG GTCTGAGAATGCATACTTGCTTATGTACATGAAAA GGGACATTCCAAACTACCAGCCAGGCCCCTCACGTGCAGTACCTGAGTCACCTGCAGTACCTGAGGCTCCTGCAGTACCTGAGTCACCTGCAGTACCTGAGGCTCCTGCAGTACCTGAGTCACCTGCAGTACCTGAGGCTCCTGTAGTACCTGAGGCTCCTGCAGTACCTGAGGCTCCTGTAGTACCTGAGGCTCCTGTAGTACCTGAGACACCTTCTGTACCTGAGGCTCCTGCAGTACCTGAGGCTCCTGCAGTACCTGAGACACCTTCTGTACCTGAGGCTCCTGCAGTACCTGAGTCACCTGCAGTACCTGAGGCTCCTGCAGTACCTGAGTTACCAACAGTACCTGAGTCACCTGCAGTACCTGAGGCTCCTGTAGTACCTGAGTCATCTGCAGTACCTGAGGCTCCTGCAGTACCTGAGTCACCTGCAGTACCTGAGGCTCCTGTAGTACCTGAGTCACCTGCAGTACCTGAGGCTCCTGCAGTACCTGAGACACCTTCTGTACCTGAGTTAGCAACAGTACCTGAGTCTCCAGCAATACCTGAGGCTTCTGTGGTACCTGAGGCTCCTGCAGTACCTGAGACACCTTCTGTACCTGAGTTAGCAACAGTACCTGAGTCTCCAGCAATACCTGAGGCTTCTGTGGTACCTGAGACTCCTGCAGTACCTGAGTCACCTGCAGTACCTGAAGCTCCTGCAGCACCTGAGACACCTGCAGTACCTGAGTCTCCTATAGTACCTGAGTCACGTGCAGTTCTTGAGGCTCCTGCAGTACCTGAGTCACCTGCAGTACCTGAGGCTCCTGCAGTACCTGAGTTACCAACAGTACCTGAGTCACCTGCAGTACCTGAGTTACCAACAGTACCTGAGTCACCTGCAGTACCTGAGTCACCTGCAGTACCTGAGTCACCTGCTGTACCTGAGGCTCCTGCAGTACCTGAGTCACCTGCAGTACCTGAGGCTCCTGCAGTACCTGAGTTACCAACAGTACCTGAGTCACCTGCAGTACCTGAGGCTCCTGTAGTACCTGAGTCACCTGCAGTACCTGAGGCTCCTGCAGTACCTGAGACACCTTCTGTGCCTGAGTTAGCAACAGTACCTGAGTCTCCAGCAGTACCTGAGGCTTCTGTGGTACCTGAGGCTCCTGCAGTACCTGAAGCTCCTGCAGCACCTGAGACACCTGAAGTACCTGAGTCTTCTATAGTACCTGAGTCACCTGCAGTTCCTGAGGCTCCTGCAGTACCTGAGTCACCTGCAGTACCTGAGGCTCCTGCAGTACCTGAGTTACCAACAATACCTGAGGCTCCTGTAGTACCTGAGTCACCTGCAGTACCTGAGGCTCCTGCAGTACCTGAGACACCTTCTGTACCTGAGTCACCTGCTGTACCTGAGGCTCCTGCAGTACCTGAGTCACCTGCAGTACCTGAGGCTCCTGCAGAACCTGAGTTACCAACAGTACCTGAGTCTCCAGCAGTACCTGAGGCTTCTGTGGTACCTGAGGCTCCTGCAGTACCTGAGTCACCTGCAGTACCTGAAGCTCCTGCAGCACCTGAGACACCTGCAGTACCTGAGTCTCCTGCAGTACCTGAGTCACCTGCAGTACTTGAGGCTCCAGCAGTACCTGAGGCTCCTGTAGTACCTGAGTCACCTGCAGTACCTGAGACTCCTGCAGTACCTGACTCACCTGCGGTATCTGAGTCACCTGGAGTACCTGAGACATCCACAGTGCCTGAGAGAGCCACAGTAGCTGATACACTTGAGATACCTGCTCTACCTGTGACACAACCCCTGGAGCAGCTGCATCACCAGAGACGCCGGCGGAGACGGAGACTGTGCCGGCGCCTGATAGGCTGGCTGACCCGGAAATGCCAGAGATGCCTGTGGTGTGGAAGCAGGAGCGCAAGGAGTCAGGGAAGGTGA